From Aspergillus chevalieri M1 DNA, chromosome 4, nearly complete sequence, a single genomic window includes:
- the gprD gene encoding protein gprD (COG:S;~EggNog:ENOG410Q2PA;~InterPro:IPR022596,IPR023041;~PFAM:PF11710,PF11970;~TransMembrane:7 (o41-64i85-108o120-142i154-176o209-230i251-268o288-310i)) gives MAALLRVLKLISREENALKPHQLMTRSDHEVELLGSDKAGFIAMGIIALVSWISSLALLSFLTYRFLFWQRYYKRPLAENQYVVLIYNLLLVDLQQASAFLICLHWATRDSVNFPSAACVLQGWLIQIADPGSGLFVLAIAVHTADVVLRGRQLPFKGFVACVCALWAFIIMLGLIPVGMFTSDTFVVSEAGWCWLSQEYETERLWVHYLWIFISEFGTVVLYGFLFVYLRRRMKQASMLRQQHQDNLKRLNRVVVYMVIYPFVYLVLSLPLAAGRMATARHVAPSKAYFAVAGSLMALSGFMDVAVYTLTRRHLLIETDSSANDNAYAYTDTKGFQTHISTTGGKEKKFRVGNKMRRGLQTVESINDTVHDDRDDSTEDIMRKGDMEMGNLAHGAVYQETTIEISSEPVEPADQLKQQQQHQLPRLD, from the exons ATGGCTGCACTCTTGCGGGTGTTGAAATTGATTTCCCGTGAGGAAAATGCCTTGAAGCCTCACCAACTCATGACTCGCAGTGACCACGAGGTCGAGCTGCTGGGAAGTGACAAGGCTGGTTTCATTGCTATGGGTATCATTGCCCTGGTTTCGTGGATTTCGTCGTTAGCTCTACTGTCTTTCCTTACCTATCGATTCCTTTTCTGGCAACGCTACTATAAACGTCCCCTCGCCGAAAACCAATATGTCGTCTTAATTTACAACCTGCTTCTGGTCGATCTTCAGCAAGCCTCGGCGTTTTTGATCTGTCTTCATTGGGCCACCAGAGATTCCGTCAACTTCCCTAGTGCGGCCTGCGTTTTGCAAGGATGGTTGATTCAGATTGCAGACCCTGGAAGCGGTCTTTTCGTCTTGGCCATTGCCGTCCACACAGCTGACGTTGTGTTGCGTGGTCGGCAACtccccttcaagggatttgTTGCCTGTGTCTGTGCATTGTGGGCGTTCATCATTATGCTTGGTTTGATTCCCGTTGGCATGTTCACTTCGGACACTTTTGTCGTCTCCGAAGCTGGATGG TGCTGGCTGAGTCAAGAGTACGAAACCGAACGTCTCTGGGTTCACTATCTCTGGATTTTCATTTCGGAATTCGGAACGGTCGTGCTGTACGGTTTCCTGTTCGTCTACCTCCGTCGCCGAATGAAGCAGGCCTCGATGCTGCGTCAACAACACCAAGATAACCTGAAGCGTCTGAACCGTGTCGTCGTATACATGGTTATTTACCCGTTTGTGTACCTGGTCTTGTCTCTTCCGCTTGCCGCTGGTCGTATGGCCACAGCACGACACGTCGCCCCCAGCAAAGCGTATTTCGCCGTCGCCGGTTCCCTGATGGCCCTTTCGGGATTCATGGATGTGGCAGTGTATACCTTGACTCGTCGCCACTTGCTGATCGAAACCGACTCGAGTGCCAACGACAACGCCTACGCTTACACCGACACGAAAGGATTCCAGACGCACATCAGTACGACTGGcggaaaggagaagaagttcCGTGTCGGAAACAAGATGCGCCGTGGTCTGCAGACCGTCGAGAGTATCAACGACACAGTCCACGACGACCGGGACGACTCCACAGAAGATATTATGCGCAAGGGCGATATGGAAATGGGCAACCTCGCCCACGGCGCTGTGTACCAGGAGACCACCATTGAGATCTCGTCCGAACCCGTGGAACCAGCAGACCAGTtgaagcagcagcagcagcatcaacTTCCTCGCCTTGACTAA
- a CDS encoding uncharacterized protein (COG:S;~EggNog:ENOG410Q11Y): protein MRCNFQRFTLLLQPPDYTYWLRNVTLKLIEGFLRWYLENHHTVDDAELVEDRIRSLELRLALHKLNVPKPLQKRIKFNDSSAGEPPKVIIPMKSKSGL, encoded by the exons ATGCGATGCAATTTTCAAAG GTTTACTTTACTGCTTCAACCACCGGATTACACGTACTGGCTCAGGAATGTCACACTAAAACTTATCGAAGGGTTCCTTCGTTGGTACCTTGAGAACCATCATACTGTCGATGATGCAGAGTTGGTGGAAGACCGTATCCGATCTCTCGAGCTGCGCTTGGCACTCCACAAACTCAACGTCCCCAAGCCATTGCAAAAACGAATCAAGTTCAATGATTCTTCAGCGGGCGAGCCTCCGAAAGTCATCATACCCATGAAGAGTAAGAGTGGACTCTAA
- a CDS encoding alpha/beta fold hydrolase (COG:S;~EggNog:ENOG410QEEX;~InterPro:IPR000073,IPR029058,IPR000639;~MEROPS:MER0036053;~PFAM:PF12697;~go_function: GO:0003824 - catalytic activity [Evidence IEA]), with protein sequence MTPKWQVTRLLHGVRAIVGGQGPPLILIPGWPQTAEAFSDIFEPLSKHYQFFALDPPGLGDSLPPLNGYDTANVSKVMAEAIHDILKERPYHLVGHDVGGWIAYPWAAQFQSRIKSLSILDASVPGFMPQLRFPLPHQTNMRLWQFSFNALPELPEILTRGRERELLTWFFNLKTVHADGLPEDHFERYIQAYSRPGAMSRGFEYYRAFGTSAKQNLEYAKTPLDIPVLALGGASSVGSDMIHLVQNFATKVSGGAIHDCGHFLPEEQPSAIAHRLLEFLEATQTE encoded by the coding sequence ATGACACCAAAATGGCAAGTCACACGTCTCCTCCACGGAGTCCGAGCCATAGTTGGCGGTCAAGGTCCCCCTTTGATTCTCATTCCAGGCTGGCCACAAACAGCAGAGGCGTTTAGCGATATCTTCGAGCCCCTTTCAAAACATTATCAGTTTTTCGCGCTCGACCCCCCGGGCTTGGGTGATTCACTTCCTCCCCTCAATGGCTATGATACTGCGAACGTGAGCAAAGTCATGGCCGAAGCTATTCACGATATCTTGAAAGAAAGACCGTACCATCTAGTTGGCCATGATGTGGGTGGATGGATTGCTTATCCTTGGGCCGCTCAATTTCAATCGAGAATCAAATCGCTCAGTATCCTGGACGCGTCAGTGCCGGGTTTCATGCCCCAGCTTCGGTTTCCGTTGCCTCATCAGACCAACATGCGTCTTTGGCAATTCTCATTCAACGCGCTTCCTGAATTACCTGAAATTCTGACTCGCGGTCGTGAGCGGGAGCTACTGACCTGGTTCTTTAATTTGAAGACGGTTCATGCAGATGGTTTACCCGAAGATCATTTTGAACGCTATATCCAAGCCTATTCAAGACCAGGAGCGATGAGTCGGGGGTTCGAGTATTATCGAGCTTTTGGAACAAGTGCGAAACAGAATCTGGAATATGCAAAGACACCACTCGATATCCCTGTCTTAGCTTTAGGTGGGGCCAGCTCCGTCGGTTCGGATATGATTCATTTGGTCCAGAACTTCGCGACCAAAGTTTCCGGGGGCGCTATTCATGATTGTGGGCACTTTCTCCCCGAAGAGCAACCATCTGCTATCGCGCACAGACTGCTGGAGTTTTTGGAGGCAACCCAAACAGAGTGA